Genomic DNA from Rhodothermales bacterium:
TCGAAGGTGCTGACTCTTGGCGAGTCCGGGATCGCCCATCCCCGCATTGTCGGAAATCGCATCGTCTTTGAGACTGAAGTGGATGCCTCGGTGCGCACAGCCCTTCTGGATCTCCGTCGTGGGCGACTAATGGGTTCGTCCGAGGAGGTTGCCCGACCTGCACTGGGTTCGCTGGGTGGTGCGGCATGGAGCGTTAGCGCTCAGGGGGCCTTGTTGCTGGGTCCGACACGAATTCGAGAGCGTCGACCGACTCGCTTGTTCGAGGTGTTTCCCGGAGACAGCGTGAGGACCGTGCCGGTGCAGGCCGAATTCGGTCTCAGGGACGTCCCCTTTGATCTGCCTGCCGTCTCGCAAGACGGGCGCCGATTGGCATTCCAGGTGTCGAGCGCGATGGGTGAAGCCCCGAAGGTTCTGGTACTCGATCTCCGACTGGGGCTGATCACGATGGTTGGCGACAACCATGTTCATCCTCGTTGGACCCCCGAAGGAGGTGTGATGATGACGGCCCGTGCCAGCGGGACGTCGGTAGTCTGGGGCGACGGCGGTCTCATCGCAACAGCCCATCCTCCACTTGCCGCGCCATCCCCCGACGGGCGGTTTGTCGCCTACCAGGCCACCGCAGAGCCGGCAGAATCCGGAGACGCGTTCCCACGCATGAGCCGGGTTGTCTTGGCCATCAGAGACCTCGCTTCCGGCAGGGAGATGAACTTCCAACGGGTCGACAGCCGGCTTCAACGCTTCTGGCAGTTCTCGCCCGATTCGAGATTTGTTGCCTGGACGGTTTTTGAACGGGAGCAAACGCGAATCTGGGTGGCTTCCACCGACGGCAGCTTCCTGCAGCCGCTTCCGCTTGCTTCGGTCAACTTCCCGCATTGGGGGGCAGACGGGTATCTGTATTACTACCACGCCTCCGAGTCCGGGGAGCAGATCATGCGGCTCCCCGTAGCGACGGAGCCCGGATTCAGGGTGCTGGGAGTCCCTGAAGACGTCGCATGGGGAGAAGGTGGGCTCAGATTGGCCACGGACCCGTCAGGAAGCCGACTGTTCGTGAGCGGGCGCAGGCTTGAGCTTGGCCCGCCTCCATCGAAGGACGGCGAGCAAGCGCTGCTCGTTGAGGACTGGATTCAGTCCAGAGGGTCCTGAGCGTTCTTAGGACGGAGTCCTGGACCAGCGGCGCAAGTGGATCCTGCCAAAAAAATCGCAGCGGCGTGACCTGATCGTCTTGGGAATGTCGTGATAGGGGTGAGGGGCCCGGACTCGTTTCCAGGTCCTCCCCGAGTTCCGACTAGGAAGACGCATCAGCCTGTAGCCCCATTCGGGCTGACCTTCCTGCAGGTCCGGCGCCATCGGCGTCGGACCTGTGTTTTATGATCCCTGCCCGAGCAGGCTCGGAAGCAATTCCAGCCCGGCTAGTCGCTTCTCTTTCTCCTTTACGAGCATGCGGCTGACGGCCGATTGGAGCTCGCGGGGCACGCTCGCAGGCAACGAATCGGGATTCTCCTCAAGGATGGCCCTGGCCACTTCGTGCGCCGCGACCTCACCAAACGGCCTCGTTCCTGCCAACATCTCGAACGCAACGACACCGAGAGACCATATGTCGGTCCGCCAATCCACCGACTGAGCCCGGAGTTGCTCCGGACTCATGTAGGCCGCGGTGCCCAGGACTGTGCCCGTGGCGGTGAGCCTGCTCGCATCCATGAGTCTCGCCAACCCGAAATCCAGAATGATCGGCCCCGTCGGAGTGAGCATGATATTCCCAGGCTTGACATCTCTGTGCACGATGCCAACCTGATGCGCAGCAAGCAGGCCCTCCGCGCAAACCATCAGAACTTCGATGGCCTCTGCGAGGGGAAGTGGGCCCCGACGCAACCGCTCCCGCAGGGTTTCTCCGCCGTAAAGCGGCATAACCACAAACAGAGACCCATCCTCTGTCAGGCCTGTTTCGAGCACCTTGCAGAGTGCGGGGTGTTGGAGGCGAGAGGTGACGCCGGCCTCTCGCTCAAAGCGAGCCCGGGTGTTCGCGTCACCGGCCAGATGTGGCGGTTGCACCTTGATCGCGACCGCATCGCCCGTTCCTGAACGCGCCCGGAGAACGACGCCCATCCCACCTTCTGCAATGATCGACTCGGTTTCGTATCCCTCGTAGCGTTTCTGCAGTAGAGAGTCGTTGATGAGGGAGACGCTGTCCAGAGCGCCGTGGACCTGATCCAGAAAGTCCGGACCCTGCTCGTGATAGCGCAGCAATGACGCGAGTTCGTCGCGGAGTGCCTGATCTCCCCGGCAGGCCTCGTCAAGAAATGCGGCGCGACCTGATGCCGGCAGAGAGAGGGCGTCCCCGAAGAGCTGTTTGAGCAACGAGGGTCTCACCGCGGATGGTCGCGGTGCGGGTCGCCCTCTGAGAGCTCCCTTCGCAGCCAGGCCTGAGCCAGGGTCCAATCGCGCTTGACGGTGCTCTCGGAGAGTCCGGTTGCTGTGGCGATGTCGGGGATCGTCATCTCACCGAAGAACCGACACTCCACGATGAGTGCGGCACGCGGATCTTCCCGGGCAAGGCACTCCAGGGCTTCGTGCAGGTCCAGAAGCCCCTGGGCCTTTTCCTCCATCGGAACCGAGACGCCTCCGCGCGCAACCAATTCCTCCAGCGACAAGCGAGGCACGTCGCCACCGCGTTTTTCGGCTCTGCGCCTCCTGGCATGGTCCGTCAATATGTGTCGCATGGCTTTGGCGGCGACGGCCATAAAGTGGGCTCTGGACTCCCACGAGGCCTCTTGTCGACCGGCCAACTTCAGATACGCCTCGTGTACCAGCGCCGTTGTATTCAGGGTCAGGTCACCCTGCCATTTCTTCCGCTGGAAGCCTGCCTGGCGATGCAGTTCGTCATACACGAGCCGGTACAGCTCGTCAATGCGAGAGCGGTCTCCCTGACGGGTCGCCTCGAGCAGGTCGGCAATTAACTGATCGTTTTCGGTGCCCACGGGTGGGGGGGAGGGCTTCCCGAAAGGAACAGTACCGGCGAGGCAGGACGCAAGTCGGGCGGGATCCAGGGTCTCCGGCGAACACAGCCAACGAGCCATTCAGGCTGACGAATTCGTCAGCCTGGAACCCGAGTGAGTGGGTCTATAGCCTCCAATCCGTGTACAATTGAGGTATCCAGCCAGCAGCCATGCACGACGCAGTTCGGACGATGTCGATTCTCCTGGTCTCCCTCGCGGCGACATGCGATCCGGCGTTGATCACGAGTGACGAACAGGTTGCTGAGCACCCTCCTCAGCGCAATGGATGCAGCCTGATTAATCTCGAATCGTGCATCCTCGACGAGCACATGTCTTGGTGGCCGATTCGTGCCGACACGGTCTGGACGTTTGACGAGGTCTACCAGGACTCTGGTTTGCAGCGAGTGGTACGAGGCCAGGGGCTCGCCACTTGGCAGGTCGGGACGGAGAGCTGGAACGCTTTGCCAGTAGGGGACAGCCTCGTCGTGGCCAAGTCGTTCGACCTTGTCGAGCTCAGAAGGGGTACCTTTTCCGGGTCAATGACGTCCGGGCCGTTCGAAGGCACGTATGACGAGTCGAACGAAATTCGACTGGACTGGTACTTCGTTGAGCCGGATTCTGGGCGATACGCCCTGGGTTTTGTCGGCCGGGATTTCGGCGCCACGCTGTTTCACTTCAGAATTCCGCCATCCGTTGACTCAGCGGCGGTGGCAGAGGGCAAGCCCGATGGCAACGGCAACAACCTGGCTCCAAGCTTCGGGGGAGAGGTCGTTCTGCTACACGGACTCGGAGTCAGTTCACTCACGACGGTTCAAGGCGTCAAATATTCCACGCGCAGAACTTTGAATCGCAGGTAGACCC
This window encodes:
- a CDS encoding serine/threonine protein kinase, whose product is MRPSLLKQLFGDALSLPASGRAAFLDEACRGDQALRDELASLLRYHEQGPDFLDQVHGALDSVSLINDSLLQKRYEGYETESIIAEGGMGVVLRARSGTGDAVAIKVQPPHLAGDANTRARFEREAGVTSRLQHPALCKVLETGLTEDGSLFVVMPLYGGETLRERLRRGPLPLAEAIEVLMVCAEGLLAAHQVGIVHRDVKPGNIMLTPTGPIILDFGLARLMDASRLTATGTVLGTAAYMSPEQLRAQSVDWRTDIWSLGVVAFEMLAGTRPFGEVAAHEVARAILEENPDSLPASVPRELQSAVSRMLVKEKEKRLAGLELLPSLLGQGS
- a CDS encoding sigma-70 family RNA polymerase sigma factor produces the protein MGTENDQLIADLLEATRQGDRSRIDELYRLVYDELHRQAGFQRKKWQGDLTLNTTALVHEAYLKLAGRQEASWESRAHFMAVAAKAMRHILTDHARRRRAEKRGGDVPRLSLEELVARGGVSVPMEEKAQGLLDLHEALECLAREDPRAALIVECRFFGEMTIPDIATATGLSESTVKRDWTLAQAWLRRELSEGDPHRDHPR